Proteins co-encoded in one Alphaproteobacteria bacterium PA2 genomic window:
- a CDS encoding NADH-quinone oxidoreductase subunit K, with protein sequence MTIGLAHYLAVAAILFTIGVFGIFVNRKNIIVILMSVELILLAVNINLVSFSAYLHDITGQIFAMFVLTVAAAEAAVGLAILVTFFRNRGDIAVDDVSVMKG encoded by the coding sequence ATGACCATAGGTCTTGCCCATTATCTGGCCGTCGCGGCGATCCTGTTCACTATCGGGGTCTTCGGGATCTTCGTGAACCGCAAGAACATCATCGTCATCCTGATGTCGGTGGAGCTCATCCTGCTGGCGGTGAACATCAACCTGGTGTCGTTCTCGGCCTATCTGCACGACATCACAGGCCAGATCTTCGCCATGTTCGTCCTGACCGTGGCCGCTGCAGAGGCGGCTGTGGGTCTTGCCATCCTGGTCACCTTCTTCCGCAACCGCGGCGACATCGCCGTGGACGACGTCTCCGTGATGAAGGGCTAG
- a CDS encoding NADH:ubiquinone oxidoreductase subunit J: MALQAIAFYLLATVTIVSAFCVVSARNPVHSVLFLILSFFSAAGLFVLLGAEFLAMLLVVVYVGAVAVLFLFVVMMLDVDFTALRQGFARYMPLGALVAGLLAFEMVAVSATVASKGAAAGNANPEASLGYISNTETIGQVLYTQYAYFFQAAGLVLLVAMIGAITLTLRHKPGVRRQVIADQVARSPKTGMRVTDIKPGQGISE, encoded by the coding sequence GTGGCCTTGCAGGCGATCGCTTTCTATCTGCTGGCGACAGTGACCATAGTGTCGGCCTTTTGCGTGGTGTCAGCCCGCAATCCGGTCCACTCGGTCCTGTTCCTGATCCTGTCTTTTTTCTCGGCGGCGGGGCTCTTCGTCCTGCTCGGCGCCGAGTTCCTCGCCATGCTTCTGGTGGTCGTCTATGTGGGCGCCGTGGCGGTGCTGTTCCTGTTTGTCGTCATGATGCTGGATGTGGACTTCACCGCCCTGCGGCAGGGTTTCGCCCGCTACATGCCGCTTGGGGCGCTGGTCGCCGGGCTGCTGGCCTTTGAAATGGTGGCAGTGAGCGCCACGGTCGCCTCCAAGGGCGCGGCCGCCGGCAACGCCAATCCGGAAGCCTCGCTTGGCTATATCAGCAATACCGAGACCATCGGCCAGGTGCTCTACACACAATATGCCTACTTCTTCCAGGCTGCGGGTCTGGTTCTGCTGGTCGCCATGATTGGGGCCATCACCCTGACCCTGCGCCACAAGCCGGGCGTTCGCCGTCAGGTCATAGCCGATCAGGTGGCGCGGAGCCCCAAGACCGGCATGCGCGTAACAGACATCAAACCCGGCCAGGGGATTTCCGAATGA
- a CDS encoding NADH-quinone oxidoreductase subunit I, which produces MMKRISQVVRGAALSDFFGALGMAMVYMVRPKATVIYPNERGPQSPRFRGEHALRRYPNGEERCIACKLCEAICPAQAITIEAEPREDGSRRTTRYDIDMVKCIYCGLCQEACPVDAIVEGPNIEFAVETREELYYDKERLLDNGDRWEREIAKNLELDAPYR; this is translated from the coding sequence ATGATGAAGCGCATCTCACAGGTGGTGCGGGGCGCGGCCTTGTCCGACTTTTTCGGCGCCCTGGGCATGGCCATGGTCTATATGGTTCGCCCCAAGGCGACGGTGATCTATCCGAACGAGCGCGGCCCCCAGTCGCCTCGTTTCCGGGGCGAGCACGCCCTGCGGCGCTATCCCAATGGTGAAGAGCGCTGCATCGCCTGCAAGCTTTGTGAAGCCATCTGCCCGGCCCAGGCCATCACCATCGAGGCCGAACCCCGGGAGGACGGCAGCCGCCGGACGACCCGATACGACATCGACATGGTCAAATGCATCTATTGCGGTCTGTGCCAGGAGGCCTGTCCAGTGGACGCCATTGTCGAAGGGCCGAACATCGAATTCGCCGTGGAGACACGGGAAGAACTCTACTACGACAAGGAACGCCTGCTCGATAACGGGGATCGTTGGGAGCGGGAAATTGCTAAGAATCTCGAACTGGATGCGCCCTACCGCTAA